A genomic window from Thunnus maccoyii chromosome 2, fThuMac1.1, whole genome shotgun sequence includes:
- the smarca5 gene encoding SWI/SNF-related matrix-associated actin-dependent regulator of chromatin subfamily A member 5, whose product MSESANCVEQREEPTELEEAGGAELLGNVEEGSKRDPFSTFFQEKSDSSDAGKESSSDAGPDGQDASSSSSTKTKDSTPGYEEKVQTDRTNRFEYLLKQTELFAHFIQPAAQKTPTSPLKMKPGRPRIKKDEKQNLLSAGDNRHRRTEQEEDEELLNESTKTTNVCTRFDESPSYVKTGKMRDYQVRGLNWLISLYENGINGILADEMGLGKTLQTIALLGYMKHYRNIPGPHMVLVPKSTLYNWMNEFKRWVPSLRAVCLIGGRDERTALIRDVLLPGEWDVCVTSYEMLIIEKAVFKKFNWRYLVIDEAHRIKNEKSKLSEIVREFKTTNRLLLTGTPLQNNLHELWALLNFLLPDVFNSSEDFDSWFDTNNCLGDQKLVERLHTVLRPFLLRRIKADVEKTLLPKKEIKMYVGLSKMQREWYTKILMKDIDILNSAGKMDKMRLLNVLMQLRKCCNHPYLFDGAEPGPPYTTDLHLVVNSGKMVVLDKLLPKMKEQGSRVLIFSQMTRVLDILEDYCMWRNYGYCRLDGQTPHEERQISINAYNEPNSSKFIFMLSTRAGGLGINLATADVVILYDSDWNPQVDLQAMDRAHRIGQQKQVRVFRFITENTVEERIVERAEMKLRLDSIVIQQGRLVDPSANKLGKDEMLSIIRHGATHVFASKESEITDDDIDVILEKGERKTMEMKEKLSNLGESSLRNFTMDTENSSVYTFEGEDYREKKKVITNWIEPPKRERKANYAVDAYFREALRVSEPKAPKAPRPPKQPNVQDFQFFPPRLFELLEKEILFYRKTIGYKVPRNPDMPNSAQVQKEEQAKIDEAEALTEEELEEKENLLQQGFTIWNKRDFNQFIKANEKWGRDDIENIAREVEGKTPEEVMEYSAVFWERCNELQDIEKIMAQIERGEARIQRRISIKKALDSKIGRYKAPFHQLRISYGTNKGKNYTEEEDRFLICMLHKLGFDKESVYDELRQCIRNSPQFRFDWFLKSRTAMELQRRCNTLITLIERENMELEEREKAEKKKRGPKSGSAQKRKSEGTPDGRGRRKKLKL is encoded by the exons atgtccGAAAGCGCAAACTGCGTGGAACAGCGGGAAGAGCCGACGGAACTTGAAGAAGCTGGAGGAGCGGAG TTGTTGGGAAATGTTGAAGAGGGCTCAAAAAGAGACCCCTTTTCAACCTTCTTTCAGGAGAAGTCTGACTCCTCAGATGCTGGAAAAGAGTCTTCTTCAGATGCCGGGCCTGATGGCCAAGatgcatcctcctcctcttcaacCAAAACTAAAGATTCTACTCCAGGTTATGAGGAGAAAGTG CAAACAGACCGGACCAACAGATTTGAGTACCTGTTGAAGCAAACAGAGTTATTTGCTCATTTCATCCAACCAGCTGCACAGAAGACCCCTACCTCCCCCCTGAAGATGAAACCAGGACGTCCTCGCATCAAGAAAGATGAGAAGCAGaacctgctgtctgctggagA CAATCGCCATCGCCGCACAGAgcaagaggaggatgaagagctTCTGAATGAGAGCACCAAGACCACTAACGTCTGCACTCGCTTTGACGAATCTCCGTCCT atgtcaaaacaggaaaaatgagGGACTATCAGGTCCGTGGTCTGAACTGGCTCATCTCTTTGTATGAAAATGGAATCAACGGCATCCTTGCTGATGAAATG GGTTTGGGAAAGACACTCCAAACTATTGCCTTGCTGGGTTATATGAAGCACTACAGAAACATCCCTGGACCCCACATGGTGCTGGTGCCAAAGTCCACCCTCTACAACTGGATGAATGAGTTCAAGCGATGGGTGCCCTCGCTCCGTGCAGTCTGCCTGATTGGGGGCAGAGATGAGAGG ACTGCCCTGATCAGAGATGTTCTGCTGCCAGGAGAATGGGATGTGTGCGTCACATCCTATGAGATGCTCATCATTGAAAAGGCAGTGTTCAAGAAGTTCAACTGGAGATACCTGGTCATTGATGAAGCCCACAGGATCAAAAATGAGAAATCAAAG CTGTCAGAAATTGTACGAGAATTTAAGACCACCAATCGTTTGCTGCTGACTGGAACACCCCTGCAAAACAACCTCCATGAGCTGTGGGCCCTGCTGAACTTCCTACTGCCTGACGTCTTCAACTCATCAGAG GACTTTGATTCCTGGTTTGACACAAACAACTGCTTGGGTGATCAGAAGTTGGTGGAGCGTCTTCACACT GTGCTGCGTCCTTTCTTGCTTCGTCGTATAAAAGCTGATGTGGAGAAGACACTGCTCCCGAAAAAAGAGATCAAGATGTATGTTGGCCTCAGTAAAATGCAACGAGAATG GTACACAAAGATTCTGATGAAGGACATTGACATTCTGAACTCGGCGGGTAAGATGGACAAGATGCGGCTGCTGAACGTTCTCATGCAGCTGAGGAAATGCTGCAACCATCCATACCTGTTTGACGGAGCTGAACCAGGTCCACCCTACACCACAGACCTCCACCTGGTGGTGAACAGTGGCAAGATGGTGGTGCTGGATAAGCTTCTACCCAAGATGAAGGAACAAG GCTCCCGTGTGCTCATCTTCAGTCAGATGACCAGGGTGCTGGACATCTTGGAGGACTACTGTATGTGGAGAAACTACGGCTATTGTCGTCTGGATGGTCAGACGCCACATGAGGAGCGACAG ATCTCTATCAATGCATACAATGAGCCCAACAGCAGTAAATTCATCTTCATGTTGAGCACCAGAGCTGGTGGGTTGGGTATCAATCTGGCTACAGCTGATGTAGTCATCCTCTACGACTCAGACTGGAACCCTCAAGTCGACCTTCAGGCCATG gACCGAGCTCACAGGATTGGTCAGCAGAAGCAGGTACGCGTGTTTCGCTtcatcactgaaaacacagtggAGGAGAGGATTGTGGAGAGGGCCGAGATGAAACTGCGCCTGGACTCTATTGTCATCCAGCAAG gAAGACTTGTGGATCCAAGTGCAAACAAGCTGGGCAAAGATGAGATGCTTTCCATCATCCGCCACGGTGCCACGCATGTGTTTGCCTCCAAAGAGAGTGAGATCACAGATGATGACATTGATGTAATCCTAGAGAAGGGTGAAAGGAAG ACTATGGAGATGAAGGAGAAGCTGTCTAACCTGGGTGAGAGCTCTCTGAGAAACTTCACCATGGATACGGAGAACAGCAGCGTGTACACATTCGAAGGAGAAGActacagagagaagaaaaag GTCATTACCAACTGGATTGAGCCACccaagagagaaaggaaagccAATTATGCTGTGGATGCATACTTCAGAGAAGCTCTGCGAGTCAGTGAGCCCAAAGCACCCAAG GCTCCTCGTCCCCCCAAGCAGCCAAATGTCCAGGACTTCCAGTTCTTCCCTCCACGTCTTTTTGAGCTTCTAGAAAAGGAAATTCTGTTCTACAGAAAAACCATAGGCTATAAG GTTCCCCGTAATCCAGACATGCCAAACTCAGCCCAGGTCCAGAAAGAGGAGCAGGCTAAGATTGATGAGGCTGAGGCCCTGacagaggaagagctggaggagaaggagaaccTTCTGCAACAG GGATTTACTATTTGGAACAAACGCGACTTCAACCAGTTCATCAAAGCCAACGAAAAGTGGGGAAGAGATGACATTGAGAACATTGCCAGAGAGGTTGAGGGAAAAACTCCAGAGGAAGTCATGGAATATTCTG CTGTATTCTGGGAGCGCTGCAATGAGCTACAGGATATTGAGAAGATCATGGCTcagatagagagaggagaggccAGGATTCAGAGAAGGATTAGTATTAAGAAAGCACTGGACTCAAAG ATCGGTCGCTACAAGGCCCCATTCCATCAGCTCCGAATCTCCTATGGCACCAACAAAGGCAAGAActacacagaggaggaggaccGCTTCCTCATCTGCATGCTCCACAAGCTGGGCTTCGATAAGGAGAGCGTGTACGACGAGCTGCGTCAGTGCATCCGCAACTCACCTCAATTCCGCTTTGACTGGTTCCTCAAATCCAGGACTGCCATG gagctCCAGAGGCGATGTAACACCCTGATTACactgatagagagagagaacatggagctggaggagagggagaaggccgagaaaaagaaaaggggtCCAAAGAGTGGCTCA gCCCAGAAACGGAAGTCTGAGGGAACTCCAGATGGTCGTGGACGCAGGAAAAAACTCAAGTTGTGA